In Myxocyprinus asiaticus isolate MX2 ecotype Aquarium Trade chromosome 32, UBuf_Myxa_2, whole genome shotgun sequence, one genomic interval encodes:
- the LOC127422868 gene encoding uncharacterized protein LOC127422868 has protein sequence MNDNGYIYYLFSPHLQSLIKATTTVFTTMGYLKYLMLIFLIKCCEVAPLNTCIVGGENASVGNWPWLVSLHYFDYHICRGSLISSEWVLTAAQCVYLLPLSSSLTVHLGQQNQNISIISNPNMVNRSIQSIIPHPDYDPLQHTNDVALLRLSKPVTFTNYISPICLAANGSVFHNGITCWSTGWEYSGLGDFLPSQTLQEVEVTVVGNKECDCMFQFQDFQNPFWYMPRITPAMICAGRKTCKGVYYGDFGGPLQCKQGSVWILAGVTNFGIPCGTEIAPNTYARVSKFQNWILENVNGTDIGFVKFTSDGEDKDSSFLCDGEDILVPDIFYPFGNGDTVNPSQDDGSSPLVLLKNPFVYFGRVYQQIYVNNNGHLTFDGPLSQPIPNSSVSQLKIDIVAPLWTNMDNHVNGTISFHQVTRGGLLIGASSHINQYFPNLNFTASFLLIATWDKVPYFNNSWSSSSFQVVLVSGGSLSFLLMNYGNISSTDQHFQAGYDTRNSTHHFLIPVLDENMLSNSSNVNVPGRWAFRVDCGPEEGLFYPYGDEDTKNPQEDLGSSLRIPLLEPFVYFGLIYNQIHVNNKGYLTFDEPFYQWNPDYFPASIRDIIAPLWTDIDITRYGTISYRQVTDSRLLERATRDINQYFPNLNFSASWVFIATWDKVPYYGYRHAVSTFQVVLVSGKNLSFTLMHYGHINPVRYPMTSGYDTSDSTDFFSIPVDITNLSYTSNVNVMGRWVFRTDSALKNNGLFYPFSVRDTVYGFNPTYLQKPFPYFGRTYSNVYVYNKGFLTFRWQLFQSNPQSFPAYTDTDIVAPLWTDIVSSDFYFQQYNSLRILQRATKDIRQYFPNVHFTADSVCVATWDKVAYSYSSGQNSSFQAVLVSGSGLSFILFNYGSIAPTKHAAVVRELLKGPFFILKLLYCFAGYDTIDSTIYFAIPLSNITDLSHSSNVNVTGRWVFRVDTLPNEHGLFYPTGNQDTENPHQRNGSSPALHLQYPFIYFGRKYHNIYANNNGHLTFDEPFYERVPRAFPSNSSRDIIAPLWTNFDNSVNGTISHCLVTQSRTLDRVRDDIRQYFPQFHFTVSSVFIATWNKVPYFNNSRAESSVQVVLVIGRTLSFVIMNYGNVSSTDKSFQAGYDTINSTNYFSIPVRNENMLSNSSNVNVLGRWVFRVDGGPMEGILYPFGDEDAKIPTSDDGSSPPIPLLEPFVYFGRIYNTIYVNNNGDLTFDKPLYQWYPDNIPAFLLRDIIAPLWTDIDITHYGTISYRQVTDSHLLERASKDVNQYFPNLNFSASWVFIATWDKVPYYGQIWTESTFQVVLVSGKNLSFTLMHYDYIASTFYSESGFDTIDSTDFFSIPVSDATNISYTSNVNVMGRWVFRIDNATENNGDCGANETQGNVSSAVVCGRSTIATSSRIVGGQNAPAGHWPWQASLRWNDRHFCGASLINKEWVLCAANCVYGVNPFYLSVHFGQQTQERINTSEVSRSVQLIIKHPNYNHSTNDNDIALLKLNSSVIFTDYIRPVCLAADNSVFHSGTESWITGWGDNGKGVSLPSPKILQEVEVLVIGNRECNCLYGVGTITDNMICAGQLDGGKDSCQGDSGGPMVNRQNSVWVQSGIVSFGEGCARPNLPGVYTRVPRYQEWISSHVCSDPPGFVQFTSNGADSDNSYSCPGLPPLTTSTASTSRITVARSASQKFLFPHVLFKAMLFSIYMLTYLQM, from the exons AATGCTGTGAAGTGGCCCCGTTGAACACTTGTATTGTGGGGGGTGAGAATGCATCTGTAGGTAACTGGCCTTGGCTGGTCAGTCTACATTACTTTGATTATCACATCTGCAGGGGATCCCTCATCAGCAGTGAATGGGTGCTCACTGCAGCTCAATGTGTTTACCTCTT ACCCTTATCCAGTTCATTGACTGTTCATCTGGGCCAACAGAACCAGAACATTTCCATCATCTCCAATCCAAACATGGTGAACCGGAGCATCCAATCCATCATTCCCCATCCAGACTATGACCCCTTACAGCACACCAATGATGTTGCATTGCTGAGACTGAGTAAACCAGTTACTTTTACCAACTACATCAGCCCAATCTGCCTAGCTGCTAATGGCAGTGTCTTTCACAATGGCATCACCTGCTGGTCAACTGGATGGGAATACAGTGGCCTTGGAG ATTTTCTGCCCAGTCAAACTCTGCAGGAAGTAGAGGTAACAGTGGTGGGGAACAAGGAGTGTGATTGCATGTTTCAGTTTCAAGACTTTCAAAACCCATTTTGGTACATGCCAAGAATCACTCCTGCAATGATCTGTGCTGGAAGAAAGACATGCAAAGGGGTTTATTAC ggagATTTTGGTGGCCCATTACAATGTAAGCAGGGCTCTGTATGGATCTTGGCTGGTGTCACTAATTTTGGGATTCCTTGTGGTACTGAAATTGCACCTAATACCTATGCTAGAGTTTCTAAGTTCCAAAACTGGATCTTGGAGAATGTTAACGGAACAGACATTGGATTTGTGAAATTTACATCTGATGGTGAAGATAAGGACAGCAGCTTTCTATGTGATGGTGAAGATATATTAG tTCCAGACATTTTCTACCCATTTGGAAATGGAGACACAGTGAACCCCTCTCAAGATGATGGAAGCTCTCCACTAGTATTATTGAAAAATCCCTTTGTATATTTTGGGCGTGTTTATCAACAGATTTAT GTAAATAACAACGGACACTTGACATTTGATGGGCCTCTTTCGCAGCCAATACCGAATTCTTCAGTATCACAACTGAAAATAGACATCGTTGCTCCACTTTGGACAAACATGGACAACCATGTCAATGGGACCATCTCTTTTCACCAGGTCACCCGTGGTGGACTCTTAATAGGAGCCTCAAGCCACATAAACCAATATTTCCCCAATTTGAACTTCACTGCCTCATTTCTCCTCATTGCCACTTGGGATAAAGTCCCATACTTCAACAACTCATGGTCG AGTTCATCATTTCAAGTTGTTTTGGTGTCTGGTGgttctttgtcttttctcttGATGAACTATGGAAATATCTCATCAACAGATCAACATTTTCAG GCTGGCTATGACACAAGAAACTCAACACATCATTTTTTAATTCCTGTGCTTGATGAAAATATGCTCTCCAACTCCAGCAATGTCAATGTGCCTGGACGTTGGGCATTCCGTGTTGATTGTGGACCTGAGGAGG GTTTATTCTACCCATATGGAGATGAGGATACAAAGAACCCTCAGGAAGATTTGGGAAGTTCTCTTCGGATCCCCCTACTGGAGCCATTTGTCTACTTTGGGCTTATTTATAATCAAATTCAT GTGAATAATAAGGGCTACTTGACATTTGATGAGCCGTTTTACCAGTGGAATCCTGATTATTTTCCTGCATCAATCAGAGACATCATCGCTCCACTGTGGACAGACATTGATATTACACGCTATGGTACCATATCTTACCGACAAGTAACAGATAGTCGTCTCTTGGAGCGGGCCACAAGAGACATAAACCAATATTTCCCCAACTTGAACTTTTCTGCCTCATGGGTTTTCATTGCTACATGGGATAAAGTACCATACTATGGATACAGACATGCA GTGTCAACCTTCCAAGTGGTTTTGGTGTCTGGCAAAAACCTATCATTTACACTTATGCATTATGGTCACATAAACCCTGTCAGATACCCTATGACG TCTGGCTATGACACAAGTGATTCTACTGATTTCTTTTCAATTCCTGTTGACATCACAAACCTATCATACACAAGCAATGTCAATGTCATGGGTAGATGGGTATTTCGCACTGACAGTGCATTGAAAAACAATG GACTGTTCTACCCATTTAGTGTGCGGGACACTGTTTATGGATTTAATCCTACCTACTTGCAGAAGCCATTTCCTTACTTTGGGCGCACATACAGCAATGTTTAT GTTTACAACAAAGGATTTCTTACTTTTAGGTGGCAATTGTTTCAGTCAAATCCTCAGTCTTTTCCTGCTTACACAGATACAGATATTGTTGCTCCACTATGGACAGATATTGTCAGCAGTGACTTTTACTTCCAACAATACAATAGTTTGCGAATACTACAGCGAGCTACAAAAGATATACGGCAGTATTTTCCTAATGTACATTTTACTGCAGACTCAGTTTGTGTTGCTACTTGGGATAAAGTGGCATATTCCTACTCTTCAGGGCAG aaTTCCTCTTTTCAAGCAGTGCTGGTCTCAGGTTCTggtttgtcatttattttatttaactatgGCAGCATTGCACCAACTAAACATGCTGCAGTGGTGAGAGAACTTTTAAAAGGcccatttttcattctaaaattaTTATACTGTTTt GCTGGATATGACACTATTGATTCAAccatttattttgcaattccTCTATCTAACATCACTGACCTGAGCCACTCCTCAAATGTCAATGTTACGGGACGTTGGGTTTTTCGTGTTGACACTTTGCCAAATGAACATG GTTTATTCTACCCAACTGGAAATCAGGACACTGAGAATCCCCATCAAAGGAATGGAAGCTCTCCAGCTCTACACTTACAGTATCCATTCATATACTTTGGGCGCAAATACCACAACATATAT GCCAACAATAATGGACATTTGACTTTTGATGAACCATTTTATGAAAGGGTCCCCAGGGCTTTCCCTTCCAACTCTTCCAGAGACATAATAGCTCCACTTTGGACAAATTTTGACAATAGTGTCAATGGAACCATCTCTCACTGCTTGGTTACTCAAAGCCGTACTCTGGACAGAGTGAGAGATGATATCAGACAGTATTTCCCTCAGTTTCATTTCACTGTGTCTTCTGTCTTCATTGCTACTTGGAATAAGGTGCCATACTTTAACAACTCCAGGGCA GAATCCTCTGTCCAGGTGGTTCTAGTCATTGGCAGAACTCTCTCCTTTGTCATTATGAACTATGGAAATGTCTCCTCTACAGATAAAAGTTTTCAG GCTGGCTATGACACAATAAACTCAACAAATTATTTTTCAATTCCTGTGCGTAATGAGAATATGCTCTCCAACTCCAGCAATGTAAATGTACTGGGACGCTGGGTATTCCGTGTTGATGGCGGACCCATGGAGG GAATATTGTACCCATTTGGAGATGAAGATGCAAAGATCCCTACATCAGATGATGGAAGTTCTCCACCGATACCCCTGCTGGAGCCATTTGTCTACTTTGGCCGTATTTATAACACAATATAT GTGAATAATAATGGAGACCTGACATTTGATAAGCCACTTTATCAGTGGTATCCTGATAATATTCCTGCATTCTTGCTCAGAGATATCATTGCTCCACTGTGGACAGACATTGATATTACACACTATGGGACCATCTCTTACCGACAAGTAACAGATAGTCATCTCTTAGAGCGGGCCTCAAAAGACGTAAACCAATATTTTCCCAACTTGAACTTCTCTGCTTCATGGGTTTTCATTGCAACATGGGATAAAGTACCATACTATGGACAAATATGGACA GAGTCAACCTTCCAAGTGGTTTTGGTGTCAGGCAAAAACCTATCATTTACACTTATGCATTATGATTATATTGCCTCCACCTTTTATTCAGAG TCTGGCTTTGACACAATTGATTCTACTGATTTCTTTTCAATTCCTGTATCTGATGCCACAAACATTTCATACACGAGCAATGTCAATGTCATGGGCAGATGGGTATTTCGTATTGACAATGCAACAGAAAACAATG gaGACTGTGGTGCAAATGAAACACAAG GAAACGTTTCCAGTGCCGTAGTGTGTGGTAGAAGTACAATTGCCACCAGTAGCAGGATAGTAGGAGGTCAGAATGCACCAGCTGgacattggccatggcaggctaGTCTTCGTTGGAATGACAGACATTTCTGTGGAGCTTCTCTTATCAACAAAGAGTGGGTGCTGTGTGCTGCCAACTGTGTTTATGG TGTAAACCCTTTTTATTTGAGCGTGCATTTTGGGCAACAGACCCAGGAAAGAATCAACACCAGTGAGGTGTCCAGAAGTGTGCAGTTGATCATCAAACATCCCAATTACAATCATAGTACAAATGACAATGATATTGCTCTGCTCAAACTGAACTCTTCTGTCATCTTCACTGACTACATCAGACCTGTGTGTCTGGCAGCTGATAACAGTGTGTTCCACAGTGGCACAGAGAGCTGGATCACTGGATGGGGAGACAATGGTAAAGGAG TATCCCTCCCATCCCCCAAGATTCTTCAGGAAGTGGAGGTTTTAGTAATTGGTAACCGAGAGTGTAACTGTCTCTATGGAGTTGGAACAATCACAGACAACATGATCTGTGCTGGTCAGCTAGACGGAGGCAAGGACTCATGTCAG GGAGATTCAGGAGGGCCAATGGTGAACAGACAGAACTCTGTATGGGTCCAGTCAGGTATTGTTAGCTTTGGGGAAGGCTGTGCACGACCTAATCTCCCTGGAGTCTACACCAGAGTACCGCGCTATCAGGAATGGATCTCCTCTCATGTATGCAGTGATCCTCCAGGTTTTGTCCAGTTTACCTCCAATGGAGCTGATTCTGACAACAGTTACTCCTGCCCTGGTCTACCTCCTCTCACCACATCTACTGCATCCACATCAAGAATAACCGTTGCAAGATCTGCTTCACAAAAGTTTTTGTTCCCACATGTTTTATTTAAAGCAATGCTGTTCTCAATTTATATGTTAACATACTTACAAATGTAG